A single region of the Eulemur rufifrons isolate Redbay chromosome 8, OSU_ERuf_1, whole genome shotgun sequence genome encodes:
- the IFI6 gene encoding interferon alpha-inducible protein 6, with translation MRQKAVSLFLCYLLLFTCVGGAAGRKEKESSKDSDWGIWGTLTYMAVGGGLAVSALPLLGFTGAGIAANSVAASLMSWSAVLNGGGVPAGGLVATLQSLGAGGSSVLMGNVGALLGYSAHKYVESKTEDEE, from the exons ATGCGGCAGAAGGCGGTATCGCTCTTCTTGTGCTACTTGCTACTCTTCACCTGCGTCGGGGGAGCAGCAG gcagaaaagaaaaagagagctcAAAGGACAGCGACTGGGGCATCTGGGGCACCCTGACCTACATGGCTGTCGGAGGAG ggcTCGCGGTCTCGGCGCTGCCGCTCCTGGGCTTCACGGGCGCCGGCATCGCGGCCAACTCGGTGGCTGCCTCGCTGATGAGCTGGTCCGCGGTCCTGAACGGGGGTGGCGTTCCCGCTGGGGGGCTGGTGGCCACGCTGCAGAGCCTCG GGGCTGGTGGCAGCAGTGTCCTCATGGGCAACGTTGGTGCCCTTCTGGGCTACTCTGCCCACAAGTACGTGGAGAGCAAGACAGAGGATGAGGAGTAG